Genomic segment of Hippocampus zosterae strain Florida chromosome 12, ASM2543408v3, whole genome shotgun sequence:
AAGTAGGTGAGACACTGTGCCCGACCAGTGGCTCATTTTTCCACATCCCACCCGATCGTGTTTGTAGGAAACCCagcgatgcctttttttttaattgtgttaatTAAAGTTCCTCTTGTGTATCCGTTTTCCATGCCGTGGCTTGTCACTTTTTGTCTCAACTTTGAAAGAGGATATCCAAGTTGAGAACAAGGAGAACCAGTGGATGGGGGTCACGGTACAGAGTCAAGGACCTGGGGGAAAGATTGTGGTAAGTATCGTATTGAGGATTATGAATCCGCCCCTTTTGCCGAGTAGACTCCTCATTGGACAGCTGCTTCTGCtctgtattgcatttttttttctgccaaaaatcaGTATCGGACTCAAAAACTCCACATCAGTCAGGCTCTAGTGATGTGTCACATTAGGTTGTCTAGACTGCCCTAAATCAATCTGTCAAaagtcttcaccccccccccccccccgaaaaaaaacaaactgtgaaATGAATGGCAGTGACTACAACTGAGAAAATCTTGTGCTTCAGACGTGCGCTCACCGCTACCAAAGGCGCATGTTTGTGAACACGCCCCAGGAGGCCCGTGACATCACCGGCCGCTGCTACGTCCTGAGCCAAGACCTGACCATCGACGAGTCGTCGGACGAGGACGGCGGCAACTGGAACTTCTGCGATGGCAGGGCCAGAGGACACGAGATGTTCGGGTCGTGTCAGCAGGGTCTCGCCGCCACTTTCACCAAGGACTACCATTACCTGGTGTTCGGAGCGCCTGGAGCGTACAACTGGAAAGGTCTGAAAAGGACGCCTTTGAAATGCTAACGGGGACTccgttgggtgtgtgtgtgtgtgtgtgtgtgtgagactgatTGACTTTTCTCCCCATCAGGCATCGTACGGGtggagcaaaaaaacaacaccctgTTGGAGATGGGCGTGTATGACGACGGGCCTTATGAAGTGGGCGATGAGCTGGTCTTGAACCCGGAGCTCGTACCTGTACCTGCCAATAGCTACCTCGGTGAGACACGAAAGCTTGCCGCTTGAGGAGAGTTATGTTCCCTGGATCGTAACCGCTCAAAATAAACAGGAACAAGGAGTAATCTAGACTTTCAACGAACTGTCAACGATTCTTGTGAATTCTGACATTTAGGATTCTCTCTGGACTCTGGACACAGCATCACCAGGAGGCGTGGCTTAACGGTGGTGGCTGGCGCGCCCAGAGCCAATCACAGCGGAGCCGTGCTGCTGCTGAGGAAAGAGAAACAAGGCTCGAACCGACTTGCGGTGGACCACACCCTGCTCGGCCCGGGGCTGGCGTCCTCTTTTGGATACGATGTGGCCGTAGCAGACCTAAATGGGGACGGGTGGGTTGCACTTTCTCATTCGTCTGCCAAGACGaaaagaccatttcagaatgttACACGTCGGGTTACTCCTGGGTGTCAGAGAAAGTGATTGACAACAGCTGACCTGAACTGTTAACGACACAAACTTGTGAGCGTTCGTATAATGTCGTCATGTACGAAAACGCTGATCTCGTGTCTATTTGACCCAGATGGCAGGACATAGTCGTGGGAGCGCCCCAGTTCTACATGAAGGACAAAGACGTCGGAGGGGCCGCTTACGTTTACATCAACCAGGCGGGACGATGGCCAGGCGGCGCTCCCGTCCGTCTCAATGGGACGAGAGACTCCATGTTTGGTCTGGCGGTGGAGAACATTGGAGACGTCAATCAAGACTCTTATCAAGGTGATGGAGGGGGCGCTGATGTGCTTTATTATTCCCCGGAATATTGTTGCATGaactgttcccccccccccccccccgcccagatATCGCCATCGGAGCACCTTATGATGACGGCGGTGCCGGAATGGTCTACATTTATCATGGCTCTGCACGGGGAATAAGCACACGCCCGGCTCAGGTTGATTGGATTTATAGATCGTATGGAATACTTCAGTGATAGATTTATTTGTCAGCTTACTTTTCCAGAATAAATCAGATATAACGTCTCATTGTCGTAAACgtgaatttcatgtttttgtttcattgtgcaACTGCTGCAGGTTTTGACGGTTGAATTacttccgttttttttaaatttttgattTCAGATTATTTCCGGCAAAGATTACAACATCCGACTGTTTGGCTATTCTCTGGCAGGGAACATGGACCTGGACGGCAATTCTTATCCGGACCTTGCCGTGGGCTCTCTGTCAGACTCGGCACTCATTTACAGGTTTTGTATTTCCACACGTGACACCATATTTGTGCAAATATGATTTGGGAGCATTTATTGACTTCGCATTAGGTCagggattgattgatttgacacattttttttcctcacgcaTACATAACTTTCTTGTTATGCATGActtaataattaatattattcTATGCCATTAATGAGGTCATAGTTTGTGATCATTTACACGTGTGCATAAaagcggatttgaaaaaaaatcatttcattgtttttcaggGCAAGACCAGTCATTAGTATCCACCAAAAGGTCAAAATCTCCCCACGGGAAATTGACCTGACCATAAAGAACTGTGGAAACAACATCTggtaaatattcattcaataTCGTTTCATAACGGAAACTCCGTTCAGTGTAACGAAGCAAACGTCTCCTTTCTGTCTTTAGCTTCACTGTGGATTCTTGCTTCAGCTACAAGGCAAACCCCGCATCTTACAATCCAAGAATAAGTACGTCAATCATCTTTTTTCATCACGGAAGACTTCTTCTGTCTCGCATCTGATTCGGTCCTCTTCCGCCGCAGCTCTCGGATATTCTGTGGAGGCGGACGGAATGCGCCGGAAACAAGGGTTGGTCTCCAGAGTCgtgtttttgaacaaatccGACTCGGAAACAGAACACCAGTTTAACGGCACCGTGGACCTCCGAGGACAAAAGCAGGAAACGTGCATTAAGATAAAAGCCAAGTTGAAGGTGAAAAGAAAACGCCgaggatcataaagcatcaacaccatACATCTAACGTGCACACAATCGTGAacccgtgttttgttttttgttattagCTAGCATACTAGCCAAATTAATATGCTAACGCTCAAACGGCCGTAACGTCACGTATTGGCAAACAAATGAGTTTTTAAGCGAATAACCCAAAAATATCTGTGAAATGTTGGGCCACGGATAAaccaaaatcaaaaatattaGGACACGCCCGCTTAACTGGTTCATTAATCAGTTGCGGAGGTAGGCTCTTGAATCACAAATAAGTCATTAGCCAAAACGTTTTCTGCTTCCGACATCGTGGGAACATTTTCGGAAGGGCCCTTTCTCCTCTTCGCGCATGACTATGTCCCAGTGCACTAGactgtgacctttgacctcacaaATGCGCCTCTGGATGAACGGACAAACATTCCCATAGACACACTCAAATCTCTTCAATATTTCCAAAGAGTGGTTGCTATCATCTGTGCAATTTCACAATTTGCCTTCCCTGTTTTTTCACATGCCACGTTTCTTCTTTTGTCAAAGAAACATAACTTGAcacctttgttttttgttgttgttgttttttttttttaattttttttatacaggacAATATTAAGGATAAGATGCGAAGCATTCCCATCGAGGTGTCTGCACATATAGTTGGTACCAAGCGACAAAAGGCAAAGAGCGGCCTCCCGCCGCTGATGCCAATTTTGGACTCTTCTCAGTCTAACAAAGAAACCGTTGAGGTAAAAGCGACGAGTCATTTTGTCAgtaagtcaacgtgctaacagCTCGCTCTTTATCGCATTTGTTTTTGGAGGTGAATTTTGTAAAGGAAGGATGCGGAAGTGATCATGTTTGTCGCAGTAACCTGATGATGGACTACAAATTGCTGTACAAGCAAAGCAATCAAGACATTTACTCGCCTTTGCCCACGTGAGTAACGGAAAGAAcctcttgaaaataaaatcctcagAGGGGGAAGTCATGCGTTACAACAGTGTACGTCTTCAAAAAACTAAATTAACCATGAATTGCGAAGAAAGGAATACACAAAATAttgtacatttcaacattttcttttaattggTCTAAATTTGGCAAGCTAGCGGTGACGATGAGCAGATAAATGACCCCTGCATTAGTGGTGTGCGGGCGCCCTCTAGTGGTCTTGGAAATAATAACTGCCCAAGTACACCCGTTTTCAATGCATTTGCAGTTaataagcggtccagaaaatggatggatggatggattaagatTATTGTGAGACCGCTGGAAGCACTCACACGTTATTTTACACCTGTTTTATTGTCCTAACCTATTTGATGTGCTTCTACGCGCACAATTCTCCACCCATTGTCACCACTGCAACTTCAAAGCATATTCCAAAACTTCACACCATTCGTGatattatttttctcatttgaatAATCGAGTTTTGCCACACTCCTCTTTTTATTTAAATCTcactgctaaaaaaaacaaacaagaaacctCACCATTCATTTCCCATGACACATTCAACATAACAGATTCACACGGTTCTCATTCCATTCAGATCATTCAATTCACCTGAGGCAAAAGCGACAGAAAACGAAATTTGGAGAAATTAGAGTTCCTATACACGTTTTCAGTAGCTACTGTTTATGCAAAGTGCTTCCTTTCTGGGTCCATAGAAGGGACAACGTGTCTGTGTTTCATCTGACGTACGAGAGGAAGGACTTGGCTTTGCGGCTGACCGTCAGCAACATGAACGGTGATGACGCCTATGAAGCCAAGCTGATGGGCTCGTTCCCCGACACGCTGTCGTATTCGGGTGTCCGCTCACATCGCACCACGGTAAAGTAGATAACCAAGGGCTATGTTATTGTAAAAGATCTGACAGTACCTAAAACAAGAGTTGTATCGCGCTCGGtgacttgaaagaaagaaaatgtttaacGCGAGGAGAAATCAAGCGAAAGGTTGCTTCTTGTCAAAAGACTCGGATCACTAAAATGCGGACATCTGTACTTAGGCCCACTTCGACCACTGAAAATATCAGAACAAATGCCGTACTAGTTTGGATTTTATGgacgttgtttttttctcctcatagATGCATGCACGCCGTGGAGAAAAAGTTGAATCTTGCCTAACATCAGATAAAGCTCAATAAGCTTCTGTAGTTAGCGCCAAATATTACCAAAAAGCCTGccgcagaaataaaataaattgtgctgtcaaacgattaaaatatttaattgcgATCAAATGCATAATTTCGTAGTTAACTCAGAATTAGCCATAattaatcacaattttttttatctattctaaatttcttttgatttctttttctcctatttttcccattttaatgatctcatcaacatggaatcgtggatcagttttctttgtgcaaaatgcaaatatttactaaaacaacaatttcgattttcaattttacattaacATGTTTCACTCAGAGCAGTTATTCAAACTTGGAGCACATCTTATTATTTTAGAGCAACggaacatccgctgtgacgtggtgCCGCATTAAttgtgcgattaaaaaaaaaatgtatcgagttaaaattattttaaattaatggtgataatCACGCGTTAAACTGACTGcactaaaaataatacaaagaaaataaatgtggcAAAAGATAATGACCACTTTAGTCTCCTGAAATATTTTTTACCTTTCCCCCTAGATGGACAAGCAAATCATATGCGTCGCGAATCAAAACGGCTCTGAGGCCGACTGCGAGGTCGGCAACCCATTTAAGCGGGGATCCCAGGTACAAAGTTATGCATTAAAATCCTTCCGCAGCACTTTTGAAGCTTTTGTCGTCTTGGCGTTTGAAATAAGAAAGGCTCTTCTGATAAAGGTGACATTTTACATCATCCTGAGCACCGCGGCGATGACACTGGAGACCGCAGAGATTGATATCGACCTGCAGCTCCAAACGTAACGACTACAAGCTCACCCTCAGCTCTTCCCctcattgtatttttaattgatgtttcccccccccccccccacacacacttttctttcTATTCAGAACCAGCGTACAAAATTTGGCCCAAGTGAGAGTCAAAGCCAAAGTGATGATTGAATTGCCCTTGTCGGTGACTGGGTATGTTTGTGTCCGTCCGCAAGAGCGTACATGTGAACAAGAATGTGCTACTAATGCATGTTAGTAGGTCGTGATTTACTTTGGCTCGTCTCCTTCAGGGAGGCCCATCCTCATCGGGTTTCGTTTGGCGGAGTTGTGAGGGGAGAGAGCGCCATGAAGACCGAAGAGGAGATTGGCAGTTTGGTCAATTACACATTCAGAGTATGTTGATGTGACTCGCGTTCTCCCGGGGACACCATTTGCTAGACAACGCCTGCTAAATGTTAACAAATTGACTGTTTATGCCAAAAATGTTGTTGTCCCCGCCCCCTTCTCTCAGATCAACAACTTGTGGGACGCTTCCATCAAATCGTCGCTGCACATCCAGTGGCCCAAATCCAACAACAATGGCAAATGGCTTTTGTACCTGGTGAAAGTGAACGCTAACGAAGGCCCGCGCGATGTCATTTGCACACCAGAGTTTGAGATCAATCCTTTAAAACACATCCAGGTACAATTGAATCCAGAGACCACTCGGACCCTAAAATACGATTGCTTCCTTGCCGTTTTCATAAGAATCGATGTGCTTTCAGGAGAGTTCTGCGTTCAGGACAAAGCGGGAAATTTCACCgaaaaaaacaagaggaaaGAATTGCTCGCTGTCAGACAAAAATAGGAGTTTGGtgagctttttttcctttttttttgctgtctcaAATTGATGCACACAGCACAAGCAATCTATGAAGTTTGCTTTAAAGGAGAActcgagtaaaaaaaataaaaaaatctttgcaatAATATGTCCTGTGTGCTAGTTCAAACATGttttctgattaatattatTTGTGGACTAAGAATTAAGGAAATGAATCCATCATTATCAATCTCAAGGAACTGATATTCTGTCCTGTCCTGCCCTTTGCAATACGAGCCCGAGGGCACCTTGACATCATTTACAAAGTAGCGGCCAGCAAAGGACTTGGTGGAatcttattccacaaatgcaatattaattgcAAAACTGTGTATAGACTCTTGGGGGAAGATAGAACAGAAGTattgcaaaaaaatgtttgacttgactttccttTTCAGGAGGTCTTAACACACGCTTTCCTTTTCAGGCATGTGGGAAAGATTTGCAGTGTGTGCTGCTTAAGTGCCCCCTGCAGGGACTCGACGGGTCGACAGTGAAACTCAGAGCTCGTCTGTGGAACTCAACCTTTCTGGAGGTACCATAGAACTATTTTTCGCATCATTATAAATTCTTCCTATAGTCGGTGAAATGCAGATCTACATCAAGGGGAGCTCAAGGCAAAGATTTTTTTCGAAGTCGATAGCAGTGAGCCCGGAGGAACATTTTGATCTAGATTTATAGCACCACATTATGGGTTAAATGTTGCCCATTCAGCATCCATTGTCAACCCTTCTCAAGTTTCCTTATTTAGTTTCCAGTCTTTTTCCAGGTTGGATTTGGGATTTCTTGGCCTACTTTCCCTTCGAGCCTTtctatttgtactttgttacttcaCACCACTGATGAAATCATACTCACCCAGTTTGGTCTTAACACAGGATTACACTTCGCTTTCGTCCCTGGACATCATTGTGAGGGCTTCGCTGGTGCTCCACACTCAGTCCACAAACATGATCCTGCAAACTCCTGACACTGACGTAAGGCACAAGATGTCAGGTGGGATAGCTTGTGACATCTgcaatcatgatttttttttcatcagtagTGTGTGTTGTTGGCAGGTGAAGCTTACAGTGTTCCCTGAGAGTGCGGTAGCCCAGTATGGTGGCGTCCCCTGGTGGATCATCATCGTAGCTGTTCTGGCAGGGATCTTGATTTTGGCATTGTTGGTCTGTCTGCTGTGGAAGGTGAGTGGAAAGCATTCagtcaaagaaggaaaaaaggaaaaaggagcTGAGACGGGGATGCACTGCCCAATGAAAAGCATGTACAGTAAGATTTCtgtaggcataaaaagcaggattacagtGGATGGCATTCAACCACACCGGTCAACAGTAAactttaatcagagatggctttaggTGTCCCTGAACGTATTGTTAacgctgatttttaaaatttgttttcaagTTGGCCTATAAAAGTTTGCACAACATTTGaccataaaaaaaattccacctgttgctgaactgaacccattcatccatccattttctccctCTTATCCAGGGTCGAGTCGTGGgatgaacctaacccttaattcataaatattactacattacatattattttgaaaacctgggaaaaaaagtgaaaatgtggaATTGGCACGATAAATTAATTcagaaaagtttacttgcataTCTGatgtaattttattattattatttttttttttataaaaatgtgTTCACCAGTGTAGTTTCAACAAAAACTAAAGTGTTGCTTTTGACTTCCTGTTGTTCTTTCAAATGTGCAGATTCATCTAGTGGTCAATATTGGAATTACATCCTAAATTGACAACAGTTCTACCAAAATtcatcccaaaaaataaaaaaagtggaagCGTGAACCGTGAAACAGTGACGGATTGGGCTTTGCTgtgttgtcaattttttttaagttgttctTTTGATCTAAAACACAAAGAACACTTTGTATTTGGTTCCCagataacaacaaacaaacaaaatcaacaaaatgcTGAGACTCATGCTTTGCATTGgacagtctcttttttttcataccgggtgaatatttattttactcGAGGTACTTTTGTGATTGTTTATTGATCACCCttgctccccccacccccgcctttCCTTCAGTGTGGTTTCTTCAAGAGAGCGTCCAAAGACCAGTATGATGCGGCCTATCACAAGGCTGAGATCCATGTTCAGCCTTCTGACAAAGACAAGCTCTCTGCTGAGGCCTGATTTTAAGCTCTGAACAGGTTCAAAACCAAGCAAAAAATACCCCCCCATAAATAAATTGAGCATGTGCAGCAACTAATGAACTGACTTcagcagctttattggaagcGCAGAAGTAGAGCCGGCCCAAGGCGTAAAACCACTAAACACCTTCTGAACCAACTGACCACTGGGGGGACCCCAAAGAGCAATTAACAGTCAACAAATCCTAAAGTTGtattttggattctttttttgcATGGCTATTGAAGAAGTTTactgcccaaaaaaaatccgctagcttaatgctaacacataattggCGATGCAAATTAGGCTTACAATTAGCGTCGGTGTTGCGACGTTATAACCCTTAAAGTGACAGATATTTGAACAGAAGCAGTGGAGCAACCCGCAAAAATAAGACTACTCccattctttatcttctgcgaaTAATGACTAATATTACTAAGACCAAGACCGTCTCCATGTACACTTTTCTGCATGTAGGtgacattttattgatttttgagatgatttacatttagatttgatttggaattttgttttcatgtatcCAAATAATTTGACTTGTTCTTGAACTTTGTAGCTTGGGACCGGCTCTGCACATATTTAACCCGACACAGATTGCACTCAACCAAAACAAATTGCTCTTGTGCGACACTTCCGTCACAAGATCATCGTTGTTGTGTAATTGTGTGCTCTGCAGGTGCTTTGGCTGACATCGGCTTGGCTTTTGAAAACGCGCACAACGCATGCTTAACTGTCTTTTTGCATAGCTAGCTCAACAATTacatgtttttatgtgtgtgttttttaattccTCTGTTTGTCTATCCAGTGTGGCTTTTTCAAACGCTCCAAGCAGGAGAACGCCATTCCTCAGTATCATGCCGTGCGGATCCGGAAGGATTCTTCTCACTACGAAGACGGCAAAGTCAAGTTGGATGCTTTTGAGAAGAAGCCGTGGATGACAATGTGGGTTGACAATGAAAGTTACTCCTGAGTCAGGGACAACAAATTGGTCCGGATGTGGACTAGAATGCACAATCAAATGACGATCCAATACAAGAGTCGAGTTCTACGTTAACAAAGACAATAAATAATACTCAATTATCTTTGTCAAGGCAGAAATTTTAATACGGCTCGTTGTAATGGATGTCCAAGCCTTTGCGATGTCAAATATCTTTCTTCATGCGCTCACCAGGAATCGTTAGTCTTTCTACACCGCACAAATGAGTTTTCGACATGGATTTGTAACTTTTGTAGATATGTTTTATGcacattgtatatttattttttgataaaTCATGTTTGATGGAGCCAAAGATATTTAGTCCTTTGTGTGAAATAGTCTAAcgtacatttgaaaatgaactaCTGATCCGATGTAGTGGTACTGTCTTAAAATGTTgcagaatttaaaagaaaatgcacAGGTGGGACACTTGActttttgtatgtattgtattaaagtacttttgtaaaaaaatatttttaaacatcaagCATCACCGGCGACTCACCTCTGAATACATGTTTGCGTGTTTAAAATTTATAAGGTAGCATAGTCACTGAAAAAGTCATTCTTCATGTGAAACTCAAAGGACGTAGCAAAATGTCCCGAATTAGATTATCTCGTCATGTAAATGTTAAATTGTCAAGtggaataaaaaatatttttcaaaataggactttgcgctattttattttttgcattgacgATGCTTTACCTACATATGCTCAACACATTTACACATGCTAAAATTATGCCGGTAAATTCACAAGTCAGCCCGAATACAGTTCACAGCCTGACGATGTAGTGATTCACTCACCTGATGACTGTCCAACGCCAGTGTTAATGCTTGCAGTTCTCCATCTACCCGGTAATTTGATTTGTGAATGTGTTTGTAACATAACATCCTGTAAGTGActgaactatttttttaatcaatttattttattcatccaaAAATATCTTATTAAAACATTGATTTGATATTTGGAACATTGACACAAGGAGAGATATGGtcttagaaaaaaacaaactgttgaAAATCAAGCGTCCTGGATGAtacctgacaaaaaaaaggaaacgtcAATAATGATGAACACTACTGCCTAcaaaggcaaaaatattttgacaataaatgctgaaaagtgttttttttttttttttgtggggtcagTCAAACGCTAAACGAAAGGTCTTCTCCTGCTCTTTGCGTTGGTTGTCACACAGTTTGGACACCTCCTCCACTCGTCTCTGCAGGAGAACCGAATTCTGGTCGATCCACTGCAGGGAATCCATGTGGGCATTGAGGATTTTGCAGATTTGTTGAAGCTGACGAAGGAAAAATGAGATGTTAAGTGTAGGCTcacaaaatgtgatttcttttGTTCCGACAAAGTGAATCAGTGAGACGCTGTGATTTGTCATTCtcgtagaggataaagaatacatgcccaTGGGCattgttatattattatttttttaaattattattattaaaaacccAGCGGCAAGCGATGCATTTCAGATGCTGGCCTCCActttggggagggggaaaaaatccaatTTACTTTGAATAACATTTGCATAATTTCCATTTCAACTGCCCAATGAAAATTTTGCCTAGAAATGTTGCAACCCGAGTTAGGAGGACTGAGGTGTTTACTTGAGGCCATCTTACCGGGTCGCTGGTGTCGGCCGGGCCGCTGGACGTATTGAGGTGCTCGATGATCTCCTTCAGGTCCTGCGACATCCTCTTGAGCTGCGCGTCCACGTTCTCCGCCAGCTTGTACGTCCTCTCGCGCTCCTCGTCGGCATTCTGCATGTAGATGGTGCCGCTCTGCTCCTTCACCGACTCCTCCAGCGGGCACAGCAAGTCCTCCAGCTCCTTCTGTTGGGACAGGATGAAATCCAGCTCCTGGTTGAGCCTCCTCTGGTCCAGCTTCACCTTCTCCATCTCCTTGTGAAGGGACGTGATCTTCTCGCCGTTTTCCACCAGCATGCGGTCCCACGCGTTGACCTGAGTGGCTTGCTGGAGGAAATATCTCTCTTGGTCTTCCAGTTCCAGGCTCCACTTGTTTATGAGGCCCTCCAGCTGGGCGTAGGTCATCACGGCAGGAGCGGCGGTGGTTGGCAGGGTGGTGGCTACAGTAGCTGCGGTCGTGGTGATGACCGGTTTGAGCCCCAGAGAGAAAGCCGATGTGGTGGTCGCGGCCGGGGCGATGGAGGGCGCGGCGGCGCTAGAGGTCACTGCTCCTAGAGGTTTAAGCGTAAAGGACAGGCCTCCGCTGGCTGCGGTGGTCGTTGCAGCGGGAGCCGCAGCTGGCGTCGCAGTGGCACCGAAAGTAAAACCAGAACCCATCGCAGTGGCAGTTGATGTCGTTggggtcgagaacagagacggaGCCACCTGGGTCACTGCAGGGGGAGCTGGAGTTGATGAGGGTTTAATTCCCAGGCTGAAACCTCCAGCCTGTGGAGCTGAAGCTACCGTTGTGGAGGTGGTCTGGGCTCCCAGTGTGAGGCTTGGAGCGGCACTTGAACCAAAAGAGAAGCCGCCCCCCGGCACGTTTGTTGTGGCTGCCGCTGGGGCGACTTGTTGTACCTTGCTTCCACCGAAGCTGAAACCTCCAAATGCGAGGCCTCCGGGTGCACTTGTAgtcggtgctgctgctgctaatgCTGCTGCCGGCTGGGTTTGAGCTGGGGCTTGGGTTGCCGTCCCGAAAGAGAATCCTCCCCCCGCAGGTGCAGTCAAACCCGAGCCCAGGCTGAAACCAGACGACGAAGTCGCGGGTGTCGCTATGGAGCCCAAAGTGAGACCTGCAGTCGGGGCGGGTTGAGAAGTGGAACCCAGGCTGAATGTAGTGGGGTTGGGAGTCCCGAACGTGAGGCTCCCGGTGGCAGTGGTGGTCTTAACTGGGGTGCCGAAGCTAAAACCGCCGCTCGGGTTACTACTCGCGGCGGTCTGCGCGGACGATCCGAAAgagaagccgccgccgccgctgcttccGGCGGCTGCGGGAGTGGACGTTGTCAGGCCGAAGCTCGCGGTGGGTACCGCTGGAGCTGTGGTCTTTGCGGCGCCGAAAGAAAAGCCCGCGGAAGGCTGACCGAAGTTGAAGCCGCCACTCATGGTCACTCACCGGACGATGGCGGATGACAAAATGGTTCACGCACCTCGCTGGATTTTTGGCGGGTCGCCGGTGCAACTTGCTGCAAGTTGAGTCCGATGGTGTCGAATGCGCCTCCTACACGGCGGAACTTGTCTCAAATAGATCACGGGTTAGTTGTCATTACAATAACGAGCGGCGAACACAAACTAGTTGCACATCACTGTCAAAAAACGTGGCTTCAAAATTCGTTTCATCGTCACACAGGAGAGGCATGCTATTGCTAGCGGAAGTGACGATATTATGACCGGTTCCGGGGTTCTTTTTGCTTCTTGGTCAGGTTGTTTGTCGTTTTCGACCTTTTTTAGTAACCACTGTTTTTGTGCAGATATTTTTATGTATGTAACTCGATTGAGCTGTATGTACCTCGATTAACGTCGTTTGATTATATATTCGATATGCCTGATATTCATGTAATACTACGCGGTTTCTCTTCATTAGAAGAATCTTCTAATGATTAGAAGACAATGGTTTGGTACGGCTACGTGGACCTTAAGAAAGACTAAATCAGAACCACAGTGCAAAGTCTTCGGCATAT
This window contains:
- the itga6a gene encoding integrin alpha-6 isoform X2, yielding MLLRGGVCVVLFSLLNAPFAPAFNLDTNHVIRKGGEPGSLFGFSLAMHRQLNPDKRMLLIGAPRARALGKQNANVTGGLYKCDMNLSPDCERVLFDSEEDIQVENKENQWMGVTVQSQGPGGKIVTCAHRYQRRMFVNTPQEARDITGRCYVLSQDLTIDESSDEDGGNWNFCDGRARGHEMFGSCQQGLAATFTKDYHYLVFGAPGAYNWKGIVRVEQKNNTLLEMGVYDDGPYEVGDELVLNPELVPVPANSYLGFSLDSGHSITRRRGLTVVAGAPRANHSGAVLLLRKEKQGSNRLAVDHTLLGPGLASSFGYDVAVADLNGDGWQDIVVGAPQFYMKDKDVGGAAYVYINQAGRWPGGAPVRLNGTRDSMFGLAVENIGDVNQDSYQDIAIGAPYDDGGAGMVYIYHGSARGISTRPAQIISGKDYNIRLFGYSLAGNMDLDGNSYPDLAVGSLSDSALIYRARPVISIHQKVKISPREIDLTIKNCGNNICFTVDSCFSYKANPASYNPRITLGYSVEADGMRRKQGLVSRVVFLNKSDSETEHQFNGTVDLRGQKQETCIKIKAKLKDNIKDKMRSIPIEVSAHIVGTKRQKAKSGLPPLMPILDSSQSNKETVEVNFVKEGCGSDHVCRSNLMMDYKLLYKQSNQDIYSPLPTRDNVSVFHLTYERKDLALRLTVSNMNGDDAYEAKLMGSFPDTLSYSGVRSHRTTMDKQIICVANQNGSEADCEVGNPFKRGSQVTFYIILSTAAMTLETAEIDIDLQLQTTSVQNLAQVRVKAKVMIELPLSVTGEAHPHRVSFGGVVRGESAMKTEEEIGSLVNYTFRINNLWDASIKSSLHIQWPKSNNNGKWLLYLVKVNANEGPRDVICTPEFEINPLKHIQESSAFRTKREISPKKTRGKNCSLSDKNRSLACGKDLQCVLLKCPLQGLDGSTVKLRARLWNSTFLEDYTSLSSLDIIVRASLVLHTQSTNMILQTPDTDVKLTVFPESAVAQYGGVPWWIIIVAVLAGILILALLVCLLWKCGFFKRSKQENAIPQYHAVRIRKDSSHYEDGKVKLDAFEKKPWMTMWVDNESYS
- the itga6a gene encoding integrin alpha-6 isoform X4; the protein is MLLRGGVCVVLFSLLNAPFAPAFNLDTNHVIRKGGEPGSLFGFSLAMHRQLNPDKRMLLIGAPRARALGKQNANVTGGLYKCDMNLSPDCERVLFDSEEDIQVENKENQWMGVTVQSQGPGGKIVTCAHRYQRRMFVNTPQEARDITGRCYVLSQDLTIDESSDEDGGNWNFCDGRARGHEMFGSCQQGLAATFTKDYHYLVFGAPGAYNWKGIVRVEQKNNTLLEMGVYDDGPYEVGDELVLNPELVPVPANSYLGFSLDSGHSITRRRGLTVVAGAPRANHSGAVLLLRKEKQGSNRLAVDHTLLGPGLASSFGYDVAVADLNGDGWQDIVVGAPQFYMKDKDVGGAAYVYINQAGRWPGGAPVRLNGTRDSMFGLAVENIGDVNQDSYQDIAIGAPYDDGGAGMVYIYHGSARGISTRPAQIISGKDYNIRLFGYSLAGNMDLDGNSYPDLAVGSLSDSALIYRARPVISIHQKVKISPREIDLTIKNCGNNICFTVDSCFSYKANPASYNPRITLGYSVEADGMRRKQGLVSRVVFLNKSDSETEHQFNGTVDLRGQKQETCIKIKAKLKDNIKDKMRSIPIEVSAHIVGTKRQKAKSGLPPLMPILDSSQSNKETVEVNFVKEGCGSDHVCRSNLMMDYKLLYKQSNQDIYSPLPTRDNVSVFHLTYERKDLALRLTVSNMNGDDAYEAKLMGSFPDTLSYSGVRSHRTTMDKQIICVANQNGSEADCEVGNPFKRGSQVTFYIILSTAAMTLETAEIDIDLQLQTTSVQNLAQVRVKAKVMIELPLSVTGEAHPHRVSFGGVVRGESAMKTEEEIGSLVNYTFRINNLWDASIKSSLHIQWPKSNNNGKWLLYLVKVNANEGPRDVICTPEFEINPLKHIQESSAFRTKREISPKKTRGKNCSLSDKNRSLACGKDLQCVLLKCPLQGLDGSTVKLRARLWNSTFLEDYTSLSSLDIIVRASLVLHTQSTNMILQTPDTDVKLTVFPESAVAQYGGVPWWIIIVAVLAGILILALLVCLLWKCGFFKRASKDQYDAAYHKAEIHVQPSDKDKLSAEA